Part of the Variovorax sp. PAMC 28711 genome is shown below.
GGCCCACGAGCCGCATTGAGCGTTTAGACTCGCTCCCCGACGCAACCTCCATGTCACTGGAGAGCGCCGATCGAGCTCAGGGAGAGTACTAAATGCATGAAGCCAGCGCCCATGGCCGGCCTTGACCTTCGCGCCCTGTGGGCCGACCTCAGCCAGTCCAACCGCCTCTATCGCCTCGAGCCCATCGCCTCTCAAGGCACCCAAGGCACCACGAGCCTCCAGTCCCTTCGCGTCGAAGCCTGGACCCAGCGCGAAACCCTCTCCCAGCTCTTCGAACTGCGCATCGTCTGCCTGAGCCTGGACGCCAGCCTCGAACTCAAGAGCCTCATCGGCCAGCCCCTCAGCCTCCTCACCGTCCTGGCCGACGGCCGCACCACCCGTCGCAGCGGCATGGTGCGCGCGGCCGAATCCCTCGGCGCCGACGGCGGCCTCGCCCGCTACCGCCTCACCCTCGTCCCCTGGCTCTGGCTGGGCACCCAGCAAGGCCGCAGCCAGGTCTTCCAGCACCGCAGCGTCGCCGACCTCATCGCGCAAATCCTCACGCCGTATGCCGACGCCGGCCCCTTCGCCTTCTCCCCCGAAGTCGCCACCTTCCTCGCAGACGCCCCCGTTCGCACCCACTGCACGCAGTACCGCGAGAGCGACTTCGACTTCCTGCAACGCCTCCTGGCCGAAGAAGGCCTGGGCTGGCGCATCGAAGAAGACGAAGCCGCCCCCATGGGCCACAAGCTCGTCATCTTCTCGGCCAACGACCACCAGCCCGTCGACCCCTCGTCCCCGGTCCGCTTCCACCGCAAGAGCTCGCAAGAAACCAGCGACGCCGTCCAGGCCCTCGTGCGCCGCATGCGCCAGAGCGTCGCCCAGGTCCATCTGAGCACCTGGCACGTCGATGCCAAACGCCAGATCAGCGCCAGCGCACCGGCGCGCTGGCCCGTGGGCGGCGAGCGTGCGCCACGCCTTGAATACGACGACATCCAGGGCCTCTGCGACCAGGCCCGCAACTGGAACGACAGCCGCACCGTCGAGCGCTACGCCAGCCTCCTCATGCAAGCTGCAGAAAGCCGCGCCGACACCCTGCTGGGCCACAGCACCGCGCGCACCCTGCGGGCAGGCACCCGCCTGCAGATCAGCGACGCCCCGGCACTCGGCCTGAAGACAGCGCCCGACCTCCTGCTGGACCGCATCGAACACATCGGCATCAACAACCTGCCGCGCGACACCGCAGCCGCCATCGCCGCGCAGCTGGGCGGCCTGCTGCCACACCTCGTCTTCGATGCGCAACCGCACGCCATCCCGAGCGTCACCGCCGAAGTCGATGTCTTCGGACTGGCATCCACAACAAAAACGACAACAGCACTTCCCGGTCCGAGCGACCTGCACCCCGCCGCCCAGACCCTTGCCACCGCACAAGCCACCGGCTACGCCAACAGCTTCAGTGCCGTCCATCGGGAGCGCCCCTGGCGCCCCGCCATCGTCGCCGCAGCCGGTGCCCGCCTGCACGCCAAACCCACGGTGCACGGCGTGCAAAGCGCCCTCGTGGTCGGCCCCTCCGGCGAGACCACGCCCCACGGTGCGAACGAGCTCTACTGCAACGCGCGCGGCGACGTGCGCGTGCGCTTCCACTGGCAGCGGCCCGAAGCAGAGGGGGAGGGGCGGGAGACGCACCAAGACAACCGCTCCACCCGCTGGATCCGCGTCGCCCAGCGCCAGGCCGGCCCCGGCATGGGCTGGCAGTGGCTGCCGCGCATCGGCCAGGAAGTGCTGGTGCGCTTCGTGGACGGCGACATCGACCAGCCCGTCGTCGTCGGTGCTCTCTACAACGGCCGCGGAGAAGGCGGCCTCGCCCCCAGCCCGGGCGGCGAGCAACGCAGCGAGGCGGACACCAGCGTCTTCGCCCAAGCACGCGATGGCGCACCGAGCGGCCAGGCCAACCTCGTGCACGGCCAGACCGAAGGCCACACCCCCGCCTGGCACGGCGCCAGCGCCGACCCGCAAGGCCACCGCAACCCCGCCGCATTGACCGGCTTCAAGACCCGGGAATTCGGTGGATCGGGCTTCAGTCAACTCGTCTTCGACGATTCCGACCACCAGCTTCGCATCCAGCTGCACGCCAGCACCGGGCACAGCCAGCTCAACCTGGGCCACCTCGTCCACCAGGCCGACAACCACCGCGGCAGCTTCCGCGGCCAGGGGATGGAGCTCAGAACCGACGGCTACGGTGCCCTCAGAGGCGGCAAGGGCGTGCTCCTGACCACCTACCACGCGAGCTACAGCGGCCGTGGTGGCCAGAAGCTGGAACCCACCGGCGACTTGGCCGCCGGCATGGCGTTGATGAAACAAGTCCAGCAACTGGGCCAGGCTTTAAGCAACGCCGCCAAGACCCATCTCACCGTGCAGATGGCGGGGCATGTAGGAACCACCCGGCCCGAGCACTCGATCCTGGACCAGGACAGGGCCCCGCACGCGGCGATGCTGCACGCGGTGAGCGGCATGGTGGCGGGGCGTGCGGTGAATGACGCGTACGCCGATGCGGCGGACAAGAACACGGCCATCGGCAAAGGCCAAGGTCAAGACAAAGTCCCGCACACCACCGATGCGGTCGTGGCGCTGGCCGCCAAAGGAGGCCTCGCGATGGTCGCCGGCCAGCATGTGCAGCTGGTGGCCGGGGAGACGGTGACGCTGGGCAGTGCGGGTGATGTGAACCTGGCGCTGGCCGATGTGCTGCGTGTGCACAGCGGGCAGGCCATCGGGGTGCTGGCCGGGGCCGAGAAGGCCGATGCCGCAGACGGCCTGAGCGTCATCGCCAGTCAGGACGACATCGACGTCCAGGCGCAGCACGACGAGTTGAAGATCCAGGCCAAAGACCCGATCAAGCTGGCGAGCACGACGAAGACGGTGGAGATCGCTGCCAAGAAGAAGATCCGCATCGCGACGGCGCAAGGCGCCAGCATGACGCTGGAGAACGGGGACATCACGTTTGAGTGTCCGGGGACGATTACTTACTTCAGCTCGCAGCGGAAGTTGGCGGGGCCTGCGCGACTGCAGCACGCGCTTCCAGCCAACCCGGACGCCGCCCCATTCCAACGCAAGTACGTCATTCGCCGTGCCACCGACGACCAACCCGTTCCCCACCAGAAGTACCGCATCACGATGGACGATGGCCGCGTGATCGAGGGCGTCAGCAATGAAAAAGGCGAAACGAACCTCGCCAAATCCGATGGCATTCAGAACGTGGTGATCGAACTCTTGTACGACCGAACATGAACAACCAGGAACTCGATACCCAGGCGCCAACGACTTTCCCCGGGATGGACTCGAGCGACGTTCATGTCGGCTTTCTCCCCGGGCTCGTGATCTTCGTGCACGGCGTGAACTCCGATGGCGAGTGGTACGAGCAGTGTGAAGAAGGATTGATCGATGGCCTCAACAAGCGCCTTGGCTACGACCGGGCGCTGCAGTCCAGCCGCGCCATGCTGCGCAAGGTGGACTACGCGCCGGAATTGCTGACGAACGGCGACATAGATTTCGGAGTCAGCGGCAAGAACTTCATCGCCGACCCGGGCCGCTCGCCGGTCATCCGCTTCCGCTGGGGCTACAAGGCCGCTGGAGAGGACGGCACCGACACCGTCGACGAAAAAAAGGAATACGCCGGCAAGATCTACCTGAACGAACTCGACGCCTGGGGCGGCGGGCCGTTCCAGAACGGCACCAGCGCCCTGCCCTACATGTGGGGCAAGGGCCTGGACGATCGCCTTTTCTGGTGGATCTACGCCAACATGCTGCCAGTGGAGGGGCGCGACGTGTACGCCTGCCCGCCACGCACCTACTACGCGCATGCGGCGCACCGGCTCAAGGAACTCATCAAGGCCATTCGCCACAAGCAGCCGGACTGCCCCATCACCGTGGTTTGCCACAGCCAGGGCAACATGGTCACGCTGGGCGCGGCCATGCTCGGCATCGCCGAAGGCGCACTGGCGGACACCTACATCCTGGCCAATCCGCCCTACAACCTGGACTCCAGCAGCATGGATGCGCTGTCGAACTCGGAAGGGTTCAACCTCGAAGGCGATGCCGGCGGGGTGACCAGCGAGGCCCGGCAGCAGACCTTCAAGAACTTCCTGCAGGCGGTGGTGGATCGCTTCAACAAGGCGCACCAGCCACTCGACGAAATCAACGACAGGCAACGCAACGAAGACCCGGAGACCGGAGAATCCCGCTTCGTTCTCAACGACATGGGCGAGGCATCGGATGCGCCTTACCCCTATGTCCAGGGCGAAGACCGCGACAACCGCGGCCGCGTGTTCCTGTACTGCAATCCGCATGACCAGGTGATCGGCGTCTCGCCGGTGCAGGGCATGGGGTGGCAGGGCGTCAGCAAGGCGCAGCGCGACGCGCTCGATGCCGGCAAGCGCTTTCATGTGCGCGTGTGGGCGCAGCCCAAGGCGGGGGGCGACAGCTTCCAGGTCGGCAGCGCCGACTGGAAGCAGTACAACTATCTGGAAGACAACCACAGCAAACGCTTCTGGAACCCGCCGGCACCGGTGGCCCGCTACCGTCTGTCATACAACCCGAGGCAGAGCTTCTTCTCCAAGGTGATCACGACGGTGACGGCGCCCTTGCTGATCGTGGCCACGCGCCTGGTCAATGTGCGCATCAACGACGATCCGAAGAAGGGCTGGACGGTGGGCATCAATGCGCCGGAATTGCCAGACCCCTTCGAGCCTCTGAGCCGGCGCGCGGCCACCCCGAATGACCGTGCGGGCGGCTACGAAGGCCGGCGCGACTTCGATTTCGACGAAGGCAAGGACCCGGCACAAGGTTATGTGAACAAGAACGGCGAGTTCGGCGCGCAGCACGGCATCGACGGTGGCGGTGACGCCAGCACCGAGGCCGGGCTGCGCTACGAGATCAACGCGCGCCTGAAGATGGAGCGGGCGGCGGGCCGGCTCGGAAAGGACGAGGGCGACATGAAAACCCAGACTCGAAAATTCCTCGAAGAAAATCCCAACGCCACCGACCACTCGACCATCGTGGGCCACACCATGCAT
Proteins encoded:
- a CDS encoding type VI secretion system Vgr family protein, whose product is MAGLDLRALWADLSQSNRLYRLEPIASQGTQGTTSLQSLRVEAWTQRETLSQLFELRIVCLSLDASLELKSLIGQPLSLLTVLADGRTTRRSGMVRAAESLGADGGLARYRLTLVPWLWLGTQQGRSQVFQHRSVADLIAQILTPYADAGPFAFSPEVATFLADAPVRTHCTQYRESDFDFLQRLLAEEGLGWRIEEDEAAPMGHKLVIFSANDHQPVDPSSPVRFHRKSSQETSDAVQALVRRMRQSVAQVHLSTWHVDAKRQISASAPARWPVGGERAPRLEYDDIQGLCDQARNWNDSRTVERYASLLMQAAESRADTLLGHSTARTLRAGTRLQISDAPALGLKTAPDLLLDRIEHIGINNLPRDTAAAIAAQLGGLLPHLVFDAQPHAIPSVTAEVDVFGLASTTKTTTALPGPSDLHPAAQTLATAQATGYANSFSAVHRERPWRPAIVAAAGARLHAKPTVHGVQSALVVGPSGETTPHGANELYCNARGDVRVRFHWQRPEAEGEGRETHQDNRSTRWIRVAQRQAGPGMGWQWLPRIGQEVLVRFVDGDIDQPVVVGALYNGRGEGGLAPSPGGEQRSEADTSVFAQARDGAPSGQANLVHGQTEGHTPAWHGASADPQGHRNPAALTGFKTREFGGSGFSQLVFDDSDHQLRIQLHASTGHSQLNLGHLVHQADNHRGSFRGQGMELRTDGYGALRGGKGVLLTTYHASYSGRGGQKLEPTGDLAAGMALMKQVQQLGQALSNAAKTHLTVQMAGHVGTTRPEHSILDQDRAPHAAMLHAVSGMVAGRAVNDAYADAADKNTAIGKGQGQDKVPHTTDAVVALAAKGGLAMVAGQHVQLVAGETVTLGSAGDVNLALADVLRVHSGQAIGVLAGAEKADAADGLSVIASQDDIDVQAQHDELKIQAKDPIKLASTTKTVEIAAKKKIRIATAQGASMTLENGDITFECPGTITYFSSQRKLAGPARLQHALPANPDAAPFQRKYVIRRATDDQPVPHQKYRITMDDGRVIEGVSNEKGETNLAKSDGIQNVVIELLYDRT
- a CDS encoding T6SS effector phospholipase Tle3 domain-containing protein, which encodes MNNQELDTQAPTTFPGMDSSDVHVGFLPGLVIFVHGVNSDGEWYEQCEEGLIDGLNKRLGYDRALQSSRAMLRKVDYAPELLTNGDIDFGVSGKNFIADPGRSPVIRFRWGYKAAGEDGTDTVDEKKEYAGKIYLNELDAWGGGPFQNGTSALPYMWGKGLDDRLFWWIYANMLPVEGRDVYACPPRTYYAHAAHRLKELIKAIRHKQPDCPITVVCHSQGNMVTLGAAMLGIAEGALADTYILANPPYNLDSSSMDALSNSEGFNLEGDAGGVTSEARQQTFKNFLQAVVDRFNKAHQPLDEINDRQRNEDPETGESRFVLNDMGEASDAPYPYVQGEDRDNRGRVFLYCNPHDQVIGVSPVQGMGWQGVSKAQRDALDAGKRFHVRVWAQPKAGGDSFQVGSADWKQYNYLEDNHSKRFWNPPAPVARYRLSYNPRQSFFSKVITTVTAPLLIVATRLVNVRINDDPKKGWTVGINAPELPDPFEPLSRRAATPNDRAGGYEGRRDFDFDEGKDPAQGYVNKNGEFGAQHGIDGGGDASTEAGLRYEINARLKMERAAGRLGKDEGDMKTQTRKFLEENPNATDHSTIVGHTMHARKAIAYDVAIGWVNPSEITGEDLKKFRQFADWRYVEQSGLDPRFNEYPDKGFFNGHQLFRTYDMKHMAANAPQIVDKRKSNFIADIH